Sequence from the Magallana gigas chromosome 4, xbMagGiga1.1, whole genome shotgun sequence genome:
ACTGCAAATTTCataaagaaatttttgttattttcaaaaactataataaaaaatgtatttatttcaacaattcaagttttgattttttttaaatgtttctaaGCAATACTGATTCTTGAAATCTATAAATAGCCCAGTTGAGCAATTCTCAAAAATGCctaaattttaattacttttaagtGGAAATTCATGAAAAAGCAATCAGTGTGTATAATTTCATTGATGAATTCAGAAACTGTAACCTTAGGAtatgtaaattatcaaataaaaattctgcGTTTTCAGTTTTTTGATGAAACACACTTTGGGGGAAAAAAGGCGTTTTTAACGTATTTCGACAATTTCTAACATTAAACATTCTGAATATAATCCTCTATCCccttaacaaaattattttattaattgatagttccactaaattaaaaaagaaatgatatacaGAGCAAAAGTAAAgtattaaggtcagacgacacgttcctcgagaatcttttttgtatctcctcgtaataaagagttccaataaaaaatattaattttataaatactttaaaaatgatccaAATTTACTTGTGATTGGTTATatgtctagatggtcgagtggttaaaACCGTGGCCGTGCCAGAAGAATATAGGTtttagaggtcgtgagttcaaagccccggcCCGGCGGAGATATTGTTCTAATATAGTGAATCTCGCTGTGCtgtagatatatttatttttatatcagcaattcaagtgtattttcaagaagattatataggataatgcatactctagtattttgcagaaatgcctggtaaggtaccctgattttttgcaagaaagcttgtcaaagtagtagtaaaccattaacaaattcctggaaaaagttatctaaaattgaggaacgtgtcgtctgaccttagaTCATAAATAAGTGACATTATTGGTTGCTATGGCAACATTTGACATTGACCTTTTTGCCTAATAGAGATCTTATGCAAATTGTATAGCATTATTGCATAAAGTTTAATTACAAAAGATTAGAAAAATACAGATGTCATGAGTAAACATATATTATTACTGGTATATAGGAATTGCCATTTACATTGACCTCAAAATTAATAGAAGGCtgtttatttttaccttttgGTGCAATCCCAAACAAGAGGCCTAAGGGCCTTAACAATCAACCAcagaataaaacaatttaaagagaaaaagtCTAGCATTCAGAAACAACTTATATACTAAGTTCTTATCTGTCTTCCATTTAGATTTTTATcctgtatgttttattttctattaagACTCCACCCTCCATGGGTCCTTATTTAACCTTATTTTATTCTACATCAGTGGTTTTGAGAAGAGGTCAAACCATCAACTCCAAACAAAATTTGCTCAGAAAAACACAATAGAGCTTTCAGATCGGGTGAGATAAAATGGAGGATTTTCTAATGATGATGTACAAAATTCACAGCAGGAGCCTAAGGGAAAATAACatccaaaacaaaaatcaacaacATGGCATTACTAAGTTTGACCACACTATGTTATGGATATGCCATATAAATATCTTAGGATGTAAACTTGACTCAAACAAATGTGATTTGTGTTGACAAGTATGAACTAGGTTCaagtgatattttgaaaaacttcTGCATTTTGAAGTTCACTTAGAACACTCAGCAAGTCACTGTCATCTAATCCAAGCTTTTCGGCACAAATTACATTTGCTTGACTGGAATTTACAGCAAGTCGTGAAAAAAAGGATGAAATTTGACTTGGCTGTAGCCATTCACACAGTGAAAACTTCTTCATTCCATCTTCCACCAGATTCCGCATCTCTAATGCAACAGCTGTGGTATTCTCCTTTCTACCACTTTCCTCTCCTTTCTTAAATAAATCAGTCAAGAAATCCTTCACTTTTTGAGAGAATCTgctgtatcttttttctttcttcaaagCCCATCCTCGAACTGGCAAATCCCCACTGTCTGAAGCCCCTGGTTCATGTTCAACTCTAGGACGAGTAGTTGTCAGCACACAGTTGCACATTTCTGCCCatagtttctttgttttatcaCTTGAAGATTCTGACAATTTTTTGAACACATGATTCCCAATGAGCAGATGCTCATTAAGTTTACCAAAAGTCTGATATGACTTCACACATCCATATTCAGGACAAAAGAACAATTTAGAGTTCATTCCAGTAGGTTCGTTCTCGCACTCCTCCTCGTCATTTGATATGCTATCAGACCGATCATGTGATCCTGATTCATCATCCGTATTTGGTGTCTTGAGATGAATTTTACCATGGTTCTCAGGATAGTTAAAGTCGCTGATGATTTTCAGACAGGTAGCCGACTGGGTTTGTCCTAGTTTCTGAAGACTCTCTGTGTCCTTAAAGCACCCCTCTCCAATTCCGTAGGCCCTCCATGTCTTAATTCCTGTTGATGTGAACTCTATGTTCGATATGAAGCTCACTCCCTTCCATGAATGTTTTGTGACTTCTTGTTTGGTGACATCAACATCAACAACAGCAATGCAAGTTCCCTTTACTCCTGCTCCACTATCAATTGCTTCCTTCATTTGGGTTGCTGTACATATATTGTGACCTTCTGAAGAAAATATCCTCATCTTTGACCTCATATGAGCAATTTTAGCATCGCAGTAACTCTTTCCACTCTGTGCTTCACTATAGTCATAACGCTTCACAGTAAtacctaaaataaaaaaatacacagtcacaaataatttttctttataatattaataactacagtacatttacattacacatgtacatgtattttgcttataacatGTGTGGAAAGCATTCTAAACACCATAACATGTACAGAAGGTCAAAAGGTTAAGATTAATTATgcttttattttgaaagttactcagtttgtttgcacacaccatTGGGCTTATAATACTtcatctttccaaaaataacgattcaatgcttttatatacatgaatgtatatatatatatatacattctcAAAGGTTCTTTTAAAGGACATAAGACTTTCATTTGCATAATGTTCAAACAGATAATATATgactaaaaaaaagaaatttaaacatttgaacCTTATTTTTAAGATTGATGAAATCATGATTACCAAAAAGCAAGGAAAAACACTCATTTCTTAAAGATAAACAACATCCAAAAAGCAATTCCAAAGCAACAACTATGTAAGATACGTTCattgtacaatatacatgtatttgtataatgtgcagaaattaaaacaaaaaccaaaatacCTGTTCTCTCTGACAATGATGGTATGGAGAGCCATATCTGCCCACAATGGTAGCACCCAGCATTGTCTGATCTCAGGTAAGCTTCCGTAATGTTTGGCATATGTTGTTTAATGGTTACTAGTGTATGTTCTAGTAATGAAAGAACAGCAAAGAAGTCCTGTTTCACATAATCCATTATGTGAGTAAATGTCTTGTGCTACAAGTACAAAAGAGTAAAATTGTTTAAGGTACATGGACCTATAATGTAagacagtttcattttttttctaaacataaaCAACAAAACTTTCAAATGCCATACACATTTTATACACAAGTATATCTAACACTGTAGGCAAAAAAACCCTGACAATCAATTGACAGACCTTTGCTAATTACTTAGTATAAGAGTAATATTAATACATTAGCTTACCACCAAACTTCCATTTTGATCCTTGAAAACTGCAACACATACATGCCAGTGTACACCTTTCTGACCAAAGAAGTCTTTCATTTTCTCCCGGTACATCTGTGGCAAGTACTTCATTGCCCAGTCTAAAATCACTAGGACTTCGTTGTTCTTCAGGTCATGCAGAACGTCTATTCTTCCATCATCCTGATTCACGGTTCTTACAATATGAGATCTCCAGTCTTCTACTTGGGTAATGGACATTTCTAAATCTTGCAAAAATACCTCTTGCTCTTCTGATGGAGTCTTTATGATGACCTCACGGATTTCTGTCAAAGCCTCACCAAATATATAACATCTGCTGCAGTTTTGGTTATGTTCATGATCACATGTAACACCAAGAAGGCTTGATTTGGGGTCACTCAGTGCATACTGTAAGCAGTGAAAAGCACATTCATCCTCTCGCTTGATGTGAAGTTTGTAGTCAGTCTTCAAGTACAGTCGTGCATTAAACAGCTTAtccttcatttcttttttccattgTTGAGGTTCATCAAGCTTATCTACTAAGCTGCTCAGACTGTCAAAAGCTGACGAACCATCAACTGCAATGTTATCAAGTCCTTTCAGGCACTTCCGTTTTGAGGCACTGCATGCATTTAGCACTTCATATAGAGTCGACTCACTTAGAGGCTCAAAGTTGATACTAGTGCAATAAGCATTGTAAAGTTTGATCAAATTTGAATGGATCATAGTCCTAACTATATCAGGAATTAGTAAAGTGTTTCCAGAATCTAGCTTTAGGTTCCTTGTAGTGTATGATGAAATCTCGTTGAATGATGGGTCACTGAAAAATTCAACCGCATGTTGTAACTTAGCATAATTGATTCTCTCCCTGTGTTGAGAAGATGCTTTTAGTTGAACATCTGATCCAGGACCATATACAAAAGCATGTCTTCTAGCTTTGTCTATCTGATGTTTTGTAATCTCTGGAAATTTTGTCAATAGTTCAGCCTTAGAACACCTGTGTACTATCAGGGACAAAAGTTGACATTTCAAATTTGCATCTTTGATATTGTGGTACATTTCACCAACAACATTGAAAAGGTCATCATCAGAAGATTCTGAACTTGGTAAAACTATTCTCTTAAGTCTTTGTCCTTGATGAGGAGCAATCGCATCTAGCAGAGCTGTGCAAGTCTCTTCTGCTTTCCTTTTGTAGTACCtaataattacaaaaacaattaaGATACAGGTAGTTAAGAGTGCATGACACAAAATAGACAAAAGCTACACCTGTGCATATGAGACCAGAGGCAATGTGGGCATGCTCACAATTAACTAATCTTTGAGTAAATTTGGACATAACTTCAAGACACATTTAAACTTTGTGTGAAGAATGAACTAATGTTCATTAATTAGAAAATTATACATCAAACacaaatttaacacttttttctGCCTGTAACCTTGAAATTGTCAAAATGACCTTTGCTTAGATTATGACAACCCTAAAGTCATAAGCTATTTTTGTGTCAAGTATCAACTTCTAAGTTGTAGACGGtacattttttgcaaataacCTTGAACTTGTAGAATGATCTTGGGGCATACTCATTACACAGCCTCAGGTTATAAACAATTCTTTATACCAAGTATGAGATATCACTGAATCTCCATTACAAAGTTAAAGCCCAGCAAAGACAgatggacaaggtgattcctaacCCCTCTCCATTATTGTTTGCAGGGGGtataataaacaaatgttaTTGTGCATGGAAACAATGATGGTCTCGTATTATTTTCatccaagaaaaaaagttaaatcttAAAACATTAGTGTAATTTAGTCACCTTAAAGTTCGTTCTTTAACATCCACCAAGTCTGTGCCTAGTCTTGAGCGAAGAGGACTAATTTGACCTTGGCTTATGATGTTGATGGCTGCATTAACATCAGCCAACTGAATTTCTTGAAGGGGAAGTGCCTCCTCTTCCTGACTCCACTTAGAACTTTGGCTGCAAACTGCGCTGCTTTGACTATCACTCTgttacaaaatcaaaagttatgtacattaataaattacagctacatgtactacaatgtatacatgcatattatgcatgtacatgtactttgaagacagcaaattttagtttttgcaacatatatatttgtttgacATGTGATCCACATAACCCACTTGAGCACATGTAACAATTGGGGGTTCTTTTTCATGGCCACTACTTCCTAATCTCTTCATATGGGTGTGGAGAAGGTTTTCACTCTCAtgacatttacaattttaattgatGCACTTTACAGTCTGACTGCCTCTCCTAATGCAAATGTATGTGaagaagtatatatatataactacaGTATTTCTTCAGATTTTTTGGTGTTTAcatgaaattcattaaattcattCAACACTTACCGGTACTAAGTCTTCATAAATGGAAGTATCTGTCTGTCTTGTACGGAGTCTGCAAGTCCATGCTTCATCATTTGTTTCATTCAAAggctgagaaaaaaaaatgatggaaaTGTTATAGCAATGAAATCATACATTTGCAGCAAGaatattcatttgataattCACATAAATAAAAGCCAAATACTgaaattaatatctttttttttaggcctttcAATACTCTACAGTCAGAGCTGCATGAAGCAATTTTAAATGCCTGTCTTAATGATCATGCAGAACTTGCTGATTCAAATCTCATCATTGGCAAAATatacaatttgaaattattctgAAACAGCCTCTATAAATGCATAATTTTATCCCTTTACTTTTCTTGATGTAGTATATATTGTTATGTACATATGATATCACTGATTATGTGGTTTTAAATACCATACATGTTGAATACAACTTGAAAGGttcaaaacactttaaattaacaaaatattgactGCAAGACATGAGCTTTACATACAGCATCAGTACATGAAGACTTCTGGTTTTTGAGAGAGTCTGTTGTATGTTCTCTGTTGTCTTCTATGGGAACTTCAACCTAataaagataatatattttacaatttaattaaacttggatacaatcatttctttttatcacagCACACAGACCTACATATTCTTGTGTTGCCTACTGAGCAGAGCAATTTACACTTAGAGATCACTTTACCTAGAGTCTTTGTCTGAAACACCCCTTACAtctcaaaaactgaaaaatgcatggatttgatattttgtgcatacatgtatgatgctTGGCACTAGGacttatataaatacaataattaCCAACCTCATGAcctttcattatacatgtaacatgcacAATCAATAGAGCCCAGCCTTAATGATAGCACACATCCAATGAAGCATGATGACGGATAAAAAcggaaagtacatgtaataggtaATCTGACTTAGGTGAATTAAAAATGCCCATGCCTTAATTGCCTTAACTCACATTCATATACTATTATGCAACTATGGATAAGTAATTAACTTATTTTATACAACAGGAAATTAACAGTAGTAAAATAAGATTGCATTTGTTACCTCTCCTATTGATGATGGAAAATTCAAGTAATCTCCATGGCATTTTCTGCATATTCCTAAAATTTTAAGAGAAAAGtattaaatttatcatttttttaaaatatatctctGTATAATAAGTCCATCATAATAATTGACTTACAACTCTTCTTTACTTCTAGAGGTAAATTTTAAATGACAGATATATCATATCCCTAGAGTGTTctttagcttttttttttaacattgatgaacatttcaatgtttattttcttgtttataattataaatatctttatatgtatatatgtgtgaGAGCTAAAGTGAGCGTGTTTAACCATtgtaatacattgtatgtatgaTAACATGTTTACTCAGTTCATTGTATATTCAACCTTCACTTCTGATATGAAGAGGGCATTTATGAGCATTGTATGCCTGATGCCAAATTCATTCAGTTTTTCTGAATATAAGTATTGCCTGATGGATTCAGCAAATATACCATCTGGGCCTCCTAATTGTACAtgcaaaaaatgtgttttatcatataatgtatgGTTGATGAAAATTCTAATACATGCTGGTATAAAAGCATTTAAATTACCAATCATCAGCTGATCAAATAAATCTACTGATTGAATCggatatgaaaatacatgtaatttggaaTTCGTAGTTATATATATACTCTGCCCCAAGATTTTGCTTCCACTACTTTTCGCTTGACATTTCGATAATCATCATTACATTAAAggctttgtgctcaaactacgttcatccacaaATATGATAAATGTCCAGGTTGGATTAcctgttttgaaatgccccctctaccaCTTCAGGTTTCAATTCCAAAATAGAAattctacggggattttgcattgaaaCAGTCATGAAATAGCTATAATACATTGAAAAATAAGTATTCCAAGTGAGTTCCTAATGgtaaaaagatgtaaaaatttcCATTATAAATTCACTTAGGAATTTGTTATCATTTCTGTGAAATTTTGTCAGAGTGAAAAATGATAGTATGTGTAAATGaagatatctttgatattttctcttttatcaatttcaactgtatttctttcacatagatgtgtatttttaatcaaaaatcatcaaaaattgatgaaagcaataacttgggacagactatgattatacatgtatatgtacttgtaTCAGGTACATAGACCAatgtagaccccccccccccccaagttttTGTCCATGCAGGgtcatgaaaattttaattaaccCTTGCGAGATATTTTACTGTT
This genomic interval carries:
- the LOC117685875 gene encoding uncharacterized protein gives rise to the protein MISEFGILVPVGSGICRKCHGDYLNFPSSIGEVEVPIEDNREHTTDSLKNQKSSCTDAPLNETNDEAWTCRLRTRQTDTSIYEDLVPSDSQSSAVCSQSSKWSQEEEALPLQEIQLADVNAAINIISQGQISPLRSRLGTDLVDVKERTLRYYKRKAEETCTALLDAIAPHQGQRLKRIVLPSSESSDDDLFNVVGEMYHNIKDANLKCQLLSLIVHRCSKAELLTKFPEITKHQIDKARRHAFVYGPGSDVQLKASSQHRERINYAKLQHAVEFFSDPSFNEISSYTTRNLKLDSGNTLLIPDIVRTMIHSNLIKLYNAYCTSINFEPLSESTLYEVLNACSASKRKCLKGLDNIAVDGSSAFDSLSSLVDKLDEPQQWKKEMKDKLFNARLYLKTDYKLHIKREDECAFHCLQYALSDPKSSLLGVTCDHEHNQNCSRCYIFGEALTEIREVIIKTPSEEQEVFLQDLEMSITQVEDWRSHIVRTVNQDDGRIDVLHDLKNNEVLVILDWAMKYLPQMYREKMKDFFGQKGVHWHVCVAVFKDQNGSLVHKTFTHIMDYVKQDFFAVLSLLEHTLVTIKQHMPNITEAYLRSDNAGCYHCGQIWLSIPSLSERTGITVKRYDYSEAQSGKSYCDAKIAHMRSKMRIFSSEGHNICTATQMKEAIDSGAGVKGTCIAVVDVDVTKQEVTKHSWKGVSFISNIEFTSTGIKTWRAYGIGEGCFKDTESLQKLGQTQSATCLKIISDFNYPENHGKIHLKTPNTDDESGSHDRSDSISNDEEECENEPTGMNSKLFFCPEYGCVKSYQTFGKLNEHLLIGNHVFKKLSESSSDKTKKLWAEMCNCVLTTTRPRVEHEPGASDSGDLPVRGWALKKEKRYSRFSQKVKDFLTDLFKKGEESGRKENTTAVALEMRNLVEDGMKKFSLCEWLQPSQISSFFSRLAVNSSQANVICAEKLGLDDSDLLSVLSELQNAEVFQNIT